ATGTCCGCATCATCTATATCTCCGCAGTATCCGCTCAACGGTCGTGGTATACAAGACTTTAATTCAGCTGAGTTTGAACCAACTGGTGTATTGTGACAAATTTCCACTTCTGCAAGATTATCGAGGGACGCGAGTGTATCTGACTTAAGTTCATCACTAATTTTCTCTGAAACACAGTTGTCAACAAAGGCACCACCGATAGCCTCGTAATCTTCAACTTTACGCCTACAAACCGGGCATAACGCGAGGTGCGTTGCGACTAAAAGGCTTATGGGCTCCGATGCCGCGCCACTAGCATAATCTAACAGCAATGCGTCGTTTGGATGATGAGTTATCATATGTCCAACTCCGTTAACGTCTTTTTTAAACGTTGAAATGCCAATCTAATCCGAGATTTTACGGTACCAAGAGGCAGGCCGGTCTGCATCGCGATTTCCGCATGAGACTTTTCTTCATAAAAAGCATATTTTAAAATTTCCTGCTGCTCGTCAGGCAACTCGTCAATCGCCTCAGAAATTCGAGTAGAGTTTTGTTTTGAAAGTAGTATATCATCGGATCCACGAGGGTATTCCTTAACCAAGGCCGGATCGTTTATGTCAGGTTCTGGCCTTTTTTCCTTTCTTATCAGGTCAATGCGAGCGTTACGTGCTATAGTAAACACCCAAGTGGTAACTTTACCTTTTCTTTGATCAAAGTGTCCCGCATATCTCCAAAGCTTGAACATAACTTCCTGTGTTAGGTCATCCAACGAATCTTCTGGGGTACCGTTTTTACGCAAAAACCCCTTAACTTTGGGTGCCAGATGATCAAACAGATATCCAAACGCTTTTTTATCCCTGCATACGGCCACCGATGACAACCATTGTGCAAGGCAATCATCATGGTTTTCCCTCACTGCGGCCGGGGGCTGACTAGAATTCATGCTTTCCACATACCCGCCTAACTCGGATAAATCCAAGCATGAAGAAGCAATTTGTTGTGTATTATCAAGTGACATACAGGTAAAACGTAAAACATTTTTGTTTGGATCACTTTCATTTTTTTGTTGATCCAACCAGACTGATCAGACGTTAATCATGAATACATAAGAAACAAATATTAAATGTCAAAAGTAAATCCAAAAAAGATGAAAATAGCTGTTATAGGCGGCGGGATTAGTGGTCTCAGCTGCGCTTGGTGCCTGTCTGCTCAACATTCGGTAACACTTTTTGAACGCGATTCACAATTTGGCGGCCACGCTAAAACAGTTTTTTTAAAAAACGAGGATGACTACATCCCAATAGATGTTGGATTTATAGTGTATAACCAACGCAACTATCCTAATCTTGTTGCGCTCTTCAATCATCTAGGCGTTCGATCGGAACAAAGTAACATGTCTTTTAGCTTTTCCAATCGTGAACAAGATTTAGAATATGAAGGCAGTCTTCGTGGCTTTTTAACCCAGCCACAAAACCTTTTGAAAAAGCGTTACAGGAAAATGCTTTTTGACATTTTCAGGTTTTTTAGAAAAGCAGAGGAGTTTTTAGACAACAAAGGGGCTACCAGCCTTAGTCTTAAAGATTATTTAGAGATTGAAAAATATTCCGATGGCTTCATTTATGATCATTTGTTACCGATGGGCGCATCGATATGGTCGGCAAAATGCTCTGATATGCTGTCATTTCCGGCCGAAACTTTCATTAATTTTTTTAAAAATCATGCGTTACTTGAGCTAGGGGCGCGGCCTAAATGGATGACGGTGTCTGGGGGTAGTGTAAACTACGTCAATAATCTCCTCTCAACCTTCGCCGGCATACCTAAATTAAATTGCAGGGTCGACTCGATTGAGCGAGATTGTGATGGCCTTATAGTGGAAGCTAATAATAAACGAACTCGTTTCGATACGGTCGTTTTCGCTTGTCATGCTGATCAAGCTTTGGAAATACTGGGAGAACAGGCAACGAACGCACAACGAAAAATTTTATCATCATTTCGTTATGCAGAAAACCTTGGAGTTTTGCACAGAGACCCAGCTTTAATGCCCGACCGACGCCGCGCTTGGGCGAGTTGGAACTTTATATCAGACAGCGGTGTTTCCGATGAGAATATTGAACAAACGAAGTCTGTGTGTGTGACTTATTGGATGAATAAGCTTCAAAACATAAAGAGCCCCGAAAATCTCTTCGTGACCCTGAACCCAACCCAACTAATCGAAAAAAACAAAATTATAGACAAGTTTAAATATGCGCATCCTCAGTTTGACCGCAAAGCCCTAGCTGGCCAACGTGATCTCCCAAGAATACAGGGGCAAGGAGGGCTCTGGTTCTGCGGTAGTTATTGTGGCAACGGATTTCATGAAGACGGCTTGAGAGCTGGCCTCGAAGTAGCCGAAGCTTTAGGTTCACCAGCACCCTGGTGTACAAATGCAATCCCCGGACTGGCAACTACTGCGAGTAGTTCTGGGCCATTCGTCAAAGCAGACCAATGAAAATACAAGCACTTAAAAATCTAAGTTCGTGTTTGTATTGGGGCAGGGTCATGCACTGCAGATTACGTCCCTCCCGACATCGTTTTACATATCGAGTGTTTTGGTTTTTATTCGATTTGGATGAATTGCAAACGCTTGACCACAATCTAACGTTTTTTGCACATAATCGCTGGGATATTTTATCTTTTTACGATAGCGATCATGGCCCACGCGATGGCACTCACCTAAGGAGTTGGATTGATCAACATTTAGAAACGGCTGGAATTAATTTGCGCGGTGGATCGATTAAACTGCTGTGTTTTCCTCGGATATTTGGTTTCGTATTTAACCCCCTCTCGATATGGTATTGCTATGACAATGATGGTTTATTGCGTGCACTGTTATACGAGGTGCGGAACACATTCAATGAGAGTCATAGCTATCTCATAAAAATCAACTGCCCGGCACATTTGTCTATCCCCCCTCATGCCGTGCGAAAACGTTTTTATGTATCGCCATTCCTTAAAATGGCCTGTACCTACAAATTCCGGTTAACGGAACCCAAGAAAGCAGTTACCGTGCATATCCGTCAATCGGATGAGGAAGAAACAGTCCTCCTTGCTACAATGATGGGCAAACAAAAAAGACTTGATGCCAAAACCTTAGCGTTGTCTATCGTTGTATTCCCACTTATGACTATTAAAGTGGTCGCCGCCATTCATTGGGAAGCGCTTAAGCTCTGGACAAAAAAGGTACCACGAGTCCCAAAACCATTTCCTCCAACAAATACTGTCACAGTTGGGCAAACTGGCTCAGACAAACAAACAATTTCTGCGTGACCGGAGTTCGAAATGGCAGGCACAAAATTCGAGAGCACTACTATGAAAAACAAACAAAGTGGAAAAAAATTCGTTGAACGACTAGGTAACGCCATCACATTTGGGCGTCTCACCATAAAAACGCGTAAAGGCGGCACTTTCCATTTTGTTGGTGAGGAAGATGGCCCCGACGCGGAACTTATACTTAAAAAACCTGGATTTGCGCGCAAACTTTTTACTGGCGGTGATGTTGGTTTTGCAGAAGCATATATGGAGGGCATCTGTGACACACCTGATCTGACTGCGCTAATTCAACTAGGGGCTCTAAACGAAGATGTTGCGTGGGCTAATTTTCTGAAAGGTATACCTTTTTTTCGATGGTTCGCTCGTTTTGGGCACGCGTTACGTGCGAACAGCCGTAGTGGGGCTAAGCGTAACATAAAAAGCCATTATGACCTCGGCAACGAATTCTATGCTTCATGGCTCGACCCCTCAATGACTTACTCCTCTGCAGCTTTTCCCGAATGCAACGCCTCTCTCGAAAAAGCTCAGGAATACAAATATCATCTATTGTTAAGTAAACTAAATGTGGACGCATCTCACCACATCCTAGAGATTGGGTGCGGTTGGGGGGGGTTTGCAATCTATGCGGTCAAGACAAAAGGCTGTAAAGTAACCGCTTTAACAATTTCTCCGGCGCAATATGACTACGCCAAAAAGAATGTCGCAAAATTAGGACTTGAGGGACAAATTAGCAT
The DNA window shown above is from Pseudomonadota bacterium and carries:
- a CDS encoding ChrR family anti-sigma-E factor, whose amino-acid sequence is MITHHPNDALLLDYASGAASEPISLLVATHLALCPVCRRKVEDYEAIGGAFVDNCVSEKISDELKSDTLASLDNLAEVEICHNTPVGSNSAELKSCIPRPLSGYCGDIDDADMWQWAGFGIKKIPLLERHDKFECYMLAIRGGKKVPSHDHGGSEWTLVLDGAFTDESGHFSRGDIVEMREGEEHQPIADAGKDCICLVVAEAPVSLTGSMGRFLNPFIGS
- a CDS encoding sigma-70 family RNA polymerase sigma factor, with the protein product MSLDNTQQIASSCLDLSELGGYVESMNSSQPPAAVRENHDDCLAQWLSSVAVCRDKKAFGYLFDHLAPKVKGFLRKNGTPEDSLDDLTQEVMFKLWRYAGHFDQRKGKVTTWVFTIARNARIDLIRKEKRPEPDINDPALVKEYPRGSDDILLSKQNSTRISEAIDELPDEQQEILKYAFYEEKSHAEIAMQTGLPLGTVKSRIRLAFQRLKKTLTELDI
- a CDS encoding FAD-dependent oxidoreductase, with the translated sequence MSKVNPKKMKIAVIGGGISGLSCAWCLSAQHSVTLFERDSQFGGHAKTVFLKNEDDYIPIDVGFIVYNQRNYPNLVALFNHLGVRSEQSNMSFSFSNREQDLEYEGSLRGFLTQPQNLLKKRYRKMLFDIFRFFRKAEEFLDNKGATSLSLKDYLEIEKYSDGFIYDHLLPMGASIWSAKCSDMLSFPAETFINFFKNHALLELGARPKWMTVSGGSVNYVNNLLSTFAGIPKLNCRVDSIERDCDGLIVEANNKRTRFDTVVFACHADQALEILGEQATNAQRKILSSFRYAENLGVLHRDPALMPDRRRAWASWNFISDSGVSDENIEQTKSVCVTYWMNKLQNIKSPENLFVTLNPTQLIEKNKIIDKFKYAHPQFDRKALAGQRDLPRIQGQGGLWFCGSYCGNGFHEDGLRAGLEVAEALGSPAPWCTNAIPGLATTASSSGPFVKADQ
- a CDS encoding DUF1365 domain-containing protein, which encodes MKIQALKNLSSCLYWGRVMHCRLRPSRHRFTYRVFWFLFDLDELQTLDHNLTFFAHNRWDILSFYDSDHGPRDGTHLRSWIDQHLETAGINLRGGSIKLLCFPRIFGFVFNPLSIWYCYDNDGLLRALLYEVRNTFNESHSYLIKINCPAHLSIPPHAVRKRFYVSPFLKMACTYKFRLTEPKKAVTVHIRQSDEEETVLLATMMGKQKRLDAKTLALSIVVFPLMTIKVVAAIHWEALKLWTKKVPRVPKPFPPTNTVTVGQTGSDKQTISA
- a CDS encoding cyclopropane-fatty-acyl-phospholipid synthase family protein, with protein sequence MAGTKFESTTMKNKQSGKKFVERLGNAITFGRLTIKTRKGGTFHFVGEEDGPDAELILKKPGFARKLFTGGDVGFAEAYMEGICDTPDLTALIQLGALNEDVAWANFLKGIPFFRWFARFGHALRANSRSGAKRNIKSHYDLGNEFYASWLDPSMTYSSAAFPECNASLEKAQEYKYHLLLSKLNVDASHHILEIGCGWGGFAIYAVKTKGCKVTALTISPAQYDYAKKNVAKLGLEGQISIKLCDYRDINEKFDRIVSIEMLEAVGEAYWASYFQKFYSLLRSGGRAAIQAITIDQAYWQSYRRNPDFIQQYIFPGGMLPTIERLQKEVQAAQLNWENCSKFGADYAKTLRIWCETFDMKWAHIKSLGFDEHFRRMWRYYFCYCEAGFNIGRIDVVHAILSRD